A stretch of the Vibrio gazogenes genome encodes the following:
- a CDS encoding APC family permease, protein MSTEQKGKMGVASIALFTLCAVLVVDTLTASASIGVSAIGWWVVMLIFFVIPYGLITSELSTAYPGEGGIYDWVKSAFDFKWAVRTTWFYWINVGLWMPAVYIMFAGMFAELFMPDLSLWGQIAICIALTWLTIWICNVSADIGVWVTNVGAILKIMVIGTVGVGGFIYGMKHGVANEFSLQTMTPGVDSAVAFLPAIVFNLMGFELVATMTSEMKDVRDMPKAVFLSIGITAFLYIFGTVGILMALPVKDIGLVAGLIDTFKTLFGGGAMGTAMVYALGVCALLTLIGNMVSWTMGASRAAAEAAQEGELPAAVAKVSEKGSPVGANNITGIVSTVVIISYAFFAQGNDDLFWSVFAFSSCIFLLPYLFMFPAYLKLRVTDGGHERPFKVPGGRGMQWLMSIVCFLVVFQAVILFIFPEALDLEVADWNYTAPVLIGVIVTIVMGEWILSGALKRKQNELKQQDTE, encoded by the coding sequence ATGAGTACTGAGCAAAAAGGAAAAATGGGGGTCGCCAGTATAGCGTTATTTACGTTATGTGCGGTGCTCGTTGTCGATACACTCACGGCTTCTGCGAGCATCGGTGTAAGTGCTATCGGTTGGTGGGTGGTCATGTTGATTTTCTTCGTTATCCCCTATGGATTAATCACGTCAGAACTAAGTACAGCCTACCCTGGTGAAGGTGGGATTTACGACTGGGTTAAGTCAGCTTTTGATTTCAAATGGGCGGTACGGACCACTTGGTTTTACTGGATAAACGTCGGTTTATGGATGCCCGCAGTTTACATCATGTTTGCCGGTATGTTCGCCGAACTCTTTATGCCTGATCTGTCATTGTGGGGACAAATTGCGATTTGCATCGCTCTGACCTGGTTAACGATATGGATCTGTAATGTCTCGGCAGATATTGGGGTTTGGGTCACCAACGTTGGCGCAATTTTGAAGATTATGGTTATCGGCACAGTTGGTGTGGGCGGTTTTATCTATGGCATGAAACATGGTGTTGCCAATGAATTTTCGCTCCAAACGATGACACCGGGTGTTGACTCTGCGGTCGCGTTCTTACCTGCGATTGTCTTTAACCTCATGGGATTTGAGCTGGTCGCAACCATGACTTCAGAAATGAAAGATGTTCGTGATATGCCGAAAGCGGTGTTCCTTTCTATCGGCATTACAGCATTTTTATACATCTTTGGTACAGTCGGTATTTTGATGGCGTTACCCGTTAAAGATATTGGCTTGGTCGCCGGCTTGATCGATACCTTTAAAACCTTGTTTGGTGGCGGTGCAATGGGGACAGCGATGGTTTATGCCCTCGGGGTTTGTGCTCTCCTGACGCTGATCGGCAACATGGTGAGCTGGACAATGGGCGCAAGCCGGGCTGCGGCTGAAGCTGCACAAGAAGGTGAGTTACCGGCGGCTGTGGCAAAAGTATCTGAGAAAGGCTCTCCGGTTGGGGCAAATAACATTACGGGAATCGTTTCTACCGTGGTCATTATCTCTTACGCGTTTTTCGCACAAGGGAACGACGATCTGTTCTGGTCGGTGTTTGCTTTCTCAAGCTGCATCTTCTTATTGCCTTATTTATTCATGTTCCCAGCGTACTTGAAACTTCGCGTTACGGATGGCGGACATGAGCGACCATTCAAGGTCCCTGGGGGTCGGGGAATGCAGTGGTTAATGTCAATCGTCTGTTTCTTGGTCGTTTTTCAAGCCGTAATTCTTTTCATCTTCCCGGAAGCGCTGGATTTAGAAGTGGCTGACTGGAATTACACCGCCCCTGTCTTGATCGGCGTCATCGTGACCATTGTGATGGGTGAGTGGATTCTATCCGGCGCACTGAAAAGAAAACAAAATGAATTAAAGCAGCAAGATACTGAATGA
- the aguA gene encoding agmatine deiminase, whose product MSKLLATTPKQDGFRMPAEHEPHSEVWMAWPERTDNWRDGAKPAQRAFVEVATQIRATTPVTMLVSADQYDNAVSRLPDNIRVLEVSTDDSWMRDIGASYVVNDKGERRGVDWEFNAWGGFVDGLYWPWKRDDQVAQKMCEMTGDSRYRAPIVLEGGSIHVDGEGTLYTTEECLLHASRNPDLTKEELSNILGEHLNVEKIIWLPHGLYNDETNGHVDNLLHVVKPGEVVLTWCDDEHDPQYAISREAYDCLTRQTDAKGRKIVVHKLPMPGPLFMNEAEASGIDIAAGMEREAGERLAASYANYLITNHQIVFPLLDERYDMDVKHKLETLYPDYKVNGVNAREILLGGGNIHCISQQVPAV is encoded by the coding sequence ATGAGCAAATTATTAGCGACAACCCCAAAACAAGACGGCTTCAGAATGCCGGCTGAACATGAACCTCACAGTGAAGTGTGGATGGCATGGCCTGAGCGGACGGATAACTGGCGTGATGGTGCCAAACCCGCTCAGCGAGCTTTCGTTGAAGTCGCGACACAGATTCGCGCAACCACACCGGTCACCATGCTGGTGAGTGCAGACCAGTATGATAATGCCGTGTCTCGTCTGCCTGATAACATCAGAGTGTTAGAAGTCTCAACCGATGATTCCTGGATGCGGGATATCGGCGCCAGTTACGTCGTCAATGATAAAGGCGAACGCCGTGGTGTTGACTGGGAGTTTAATGCCTGGGGTGGTTTTGTTGATGGTCTCTACTGGCCTTGGAAACGCGACGACCAAGTCGCGCAGAAAATGTGTGAAATGACGGGAGACAGCCGTTATCGCGCACCGATTGTTTTAGAAGGTGGTTCAATTCATGTTGACGGTGAAGGCACACTTTATACAACGGAAGAGTGTTTGCTGCATGCCAGCCGGAACCCCGATTTAACCAAAGAAGAATTAAGCAACATTCTTGGTGAACACTTAAATGTCGAAAAGATTATCTGGTTACCTCATGGCTTATATAACGACGAAACCAATGGTCACGTTGATAACCTTCTTCATGTCGTGAAGCCCGGAGAAGTTGTTCTGACCTGGTGTGATGATGAGCATGACCCACAATATGCAATTAGCCGTGAAGCTTACGACTGTTTAACCCGCCAGACCGATGCGAAAGGACGAAAAATCGTAGTCCACAAGCTCCCTATGCCTGGCCCGCTATTTATGAATGAAGCAGAAGCATCCGGGATTGATATTGCCGCAGGTATGGAACGTGAAGCCGGAGAGAGACTTGCCGCATCATATGCCAATTATCTGATTACCAATCACCAGATTGTATTTCCATTATTAGATGAACGTTACGATATGGACGTGAAACATAAATTAGAAACGCTCTATCCAGATTATAAAGTGAATGGGGTGAATGCTCGGGAAATATTATTAGGCGGCGGAAATATTCACTGTATATCACAACAAGTACCGGCAGTTTAA
- the argF gene encoding ornithine carbamoyltransferase, with protein sequence MKLPSSSATELNKKNMEHMVSMKDFSVEEMDRMMELMSYLKDARQDNAIPQLFKGKSVAMIFEAGSTRTRVSFEVAATLLGGHALFLSPKDIHLGGKESIDDTSRVLSRMCDIIMARTNSPETLDGLLKMSTVPVINGLDTRFHPTQMLADLFTIKEHITDGRALSDLTLAFMGDATDVCRSLMLTCAKYGMGFKQIGPKKYHMEQAWIDLAEAFCAESGGHIEITDDVDQIRDCDVVYGDSFYWVTQTDEKEERLAAFMPDYVITEELMAKAKPGAMLLHCLPANDQEEITRGALESEYSVAFDEAENRLTAQMAILVYFTHKHSHLPSADVVKKHEAKIGDFLKTL encoded by the coding sequence ATGAAATTACCATCTTCAAGCGCGACCGAACTCAACAAAAAAAATATGGAACACATGGTGTCGATGAAAGACTTCAGTGTCGAAGAAATGGATCGCATGATGGAATTAATGAGCTATTTAAAAGACGCGCGTCAGGACAATGCGATTCCTCAATTATTTAAGGGTAAATCTGTCGCGATGATTTTTGAGGCCGGCTCAACGCGGACCCGCGTGTCTTTCGAAGTGGCAGCGACACTGTTAGGCGGTCATGCGCTGTTCTTATCGCCAAAAGATATCCACCTTGGCGGCAAAGAGTCGATTGATGATACATCACGCGTGCTATCCCGTATGTGTGACATCATTATGGCGCGTACCAATAGCCCGGAAACACTGGATGGGTTACTGAAAATGTCGACTGTCCCCGTAATCAATGGGCTCGATACGCGTTTCCACCCCACTCAGATGCTGGCGGACCTCTTCACCATTAAAGAACATATCACTGACGGACGGGCTTTATCAGACTTAACGCTGGCGTTCATGGGAGATGCAACGGATGTGTGCCGTTCACTGATGCTTACCTGTGCAAAATATGGAATGGGCTTTAAACAGATTGGTCCGAAGAAATACCATATGGAGCAAGCGTGGATTGATCTCGCCGAAGCCTTCTGTGCTGAATCTGGTGGTCATATCGAAATCACTGATGATGTCGACCAGATTCGTGACTGTGATGTGGTGTACGGTGATAGCTTCTACTGGGTCACTCAAACGGATGAGAAAGAAGAACGCTTGGCGGCATTCATGCCGGATTATGTGATTACAGAAGAACTCATGGCGAAAGCAAAACCGGGCGCCATGCTCCTTCACTGCCTACCGGCGAACGATCAGGAAGAAATCACTCGTGGCGCACTTGAAAGCGAATACTCTGTTGCGTTCGATGAAGCTGAAAACCGTTTAACCGCACAAATGGCAATTTTGGTTTATTTCACTCACAAACATTCTCATCTGCCATCAGCCGATGTGGTGAAGAAACACGAAGCAAAAATCGGTGATTTTTTAAAAACGTTGTAA
- a CDS encoding DHA2 family efflux MFS transporter permease subunit, whose translation MALFMNQAGDDGLPGKERLFAMLAVMITTTMNVFDGSMINIALPQMSTSLGVSASEAVWVANGYLLAVAMSLAIFSALATRIGFRKQFIGGLIVFTLSSVGCALSSSLSELVVMRFIQGIGGAATLSIAPALLRRIFPTRLLGRILGMNALLVATCTAVAPLISGALLVTLSWPWLFMINAPLGVIAVVFSKRFLPQSAQLDTRPLDKIGALLSVIMLGSTILCANSFSKHVTSDNEQQALFYAVTALVSGIAFVYRQRRTIAPLLPLEIFSNQRFSLSAITSFISFIAQGIIFIALPFLYEGVYGYSPLASALLFLPWPVGIILAAPHAGRLADKKNPAMISTFGLVIFGMGSLLLIGLPQTPSVLDIAWRSLVCGIGFGLFQSPNNREMMANVQVNYSSYASGVLAMMRTFGQCLGTAVIGIILSQSDSLASSSGNIVHLGLWFASGSVFLAILFSVSRIKK comes from the coding sequence ATGGCACTGTTTATGAATCAAGCGGGCGATGACGGATTGCCCGGTAAAGAACGATTATTTGCGATGTTGGCCGTCATGATTACGACGACGATGAATGTTTTTGATGGTTCGATGATCAATATAGCATTGCCCCAGATGTCAACATCACTCGGGGTCAGTGCTTCCGAGGCCGTTTGGGTTGCGAATGGTTACTTACTTGCTGTTGCGATGTCTTTGGCTATTTTTTCAGCACTGGCGACTCGTATCGGTTTTCGTAAACAGTTTATCGGGGGATTGATTGTTTTTACGCTGTCTTCTGTGGGATGTGCATTATCTTCTTCATTATCAGAGCTGGTGGTCATGCGTTTTATTCAGGGGATTGGTGGCGCAGCGACGCTCAGTATCGCACCGGCACTCCTGAGACGGATTTTCCCCACCCGATTACTCGGACGAATTTTAGGGATGAACGCATTATTAGTTGCCACATGTACCGCAGTCGCACCATTAATCAGTGGTGCTTTGTTGGTTACGTTAAGCTGGCCGTGGCTGTTTATGATCAATGCCCCGCTCGGCGTTATCGCTGTCGTTTTTTCGAAACGATTTCTTCCTCAGTCCGCTCAGCTTGATACACGTCCTTTAGATAAAATCGGTGCATTGTTGTCTGTCATTATGCTGGGTAGCACGATCTTGTGTGCCAACTCATTTTCTAAACATGTAACCAGTGATAACGAACAACAGGCGTTGTTTTATGCGGTAACTGCGTTGGTGAGCGGTATAGCATTCGTTTATCGTCAGCGCAGAACCATTGCGCCATTGTTGCCGTTAGAAATTTTTTCAAATCAACGTTTCTCTCTCTCAGCGATTACATCTTTCATTTCGTTTATCGCTCAGGGGATTATTTTTATTGCACTGCCATTTTTATATGAGGGGGTTTATGGCTATAGTCCACTCGCATCCGCGCTGCTTTTCCTGCCATGGCCTGTCGGTATTATTCTTGCGGCACCACATGCAGGGAGGCTGGCCGATAAGAAAAATCCGGCAATGATTTCAACGTTCGGGCTTGTCATTTTTGGGATGGGATCGCTGCTATTAATCGGTCTCCCACAAACCCCGTCAGTTTTAGATATTGCGTGGAGAAGTTTAGTTTGTGGTATTGGTTTCGGCTTATTTCAAAGCCCTAACAATCGTGAAATGATGGCAAATGTGCAGGTCAATTACAGTAGTTATGCTTCCGGAGTATTGGCGATGATGAGAACATTTGGTCAGTGTCTTGGTACTGCGGTGATTGGTATCATACTATCCCAGTCAGATTCTCTTGCCTCATCTTCCGGAAATATAGTCCACCTAGGGTTGTGGTTTGCTTCCGGCTCCGTATTTTTAGCGATTTTATTTAGTGTGAGTCGGATTAAAAAATAA
- a CDS encoding LysR family transcriptional regulator → MTMPDMNLLAALDVLLAEQSVAGAANQLSLSPSAMSRTLARLRFITGDQLLVRAGRKMVLTPYAESIRERTRQTVFEALNILQPNIQAVDLPTLERTFTIRANDGFIETFAAKLITHMTQHAPQVRLRFMPKQQKSPEALREGKIDLEIGVLKNMGPEIRIKALFYDHFVGVVRKGHPLNQCKQVTIQQYCQFSHIIASRRGDFSGPVDEALKAQGVARHIAATVPSFPAALEVARNSDLIALVPASFLINESLSAGESGLWVFELPVQTNDITISMMWHPRLQLDSAHIWLREQVDKVCQGAMEKRWF, encoded by the coding sequence ATGACCATGCCTGATATGAACTTACTCGCTGCACTGGACGTTTTACTTGCGGAGCAAAGTGTCGCAGGGGCTGCGAATCAGTTATCTTTAAGTCCCTCAGCAATGAGCCGGACATTAGCCCGATTACGCTTCATCACGGGCGATCAACTGCTGGTTCGTGCCGGACGAAAGATGGTATTAACCCCTTATGCTGAATCGATTAGAGAGCGGACAAGACAGACTGTATTTGAAGCGCTCAATATTCTTCAGCCAAATATTCAAGCTGTAGATTTACCCACACTTGAACGGACTTTTACCATTCGTGCCAACGATGGATTCATTGAAACGTTTGCAGCCAAACTCATCACTCACATGACTCAACATGCGCCGCAAGTCCGGTTACGATTCATGCCAAAACAGCAAAAAAGCCCTGAGGCTCTGCGAGAAGGTAAAATCGATTTAGAAATTGGTGTACTCAAAAATATGGGGCCTGAAATACGCATCAAAGCCTTGTTTTATGATCACTTCGTGGGTGTCGTCAGGAAAGGACACCCACTGAATCAATGCAAACAGGTAACGATACAACAATACTGTCAATTTAGTCATATTATCGCTTCCCGAAGAGGTGATTTTTCAGGACCGGTCGATGAAGCGCTCAAAGCACAAGGCGTAGCGCGCCATATCGCTGCGACAGTCCCCAGCTTTCCTGCTGCACTTGAAGTCGCCAGAAATTCAGATTTAATCGCCTTAGTGCCAGCTTCATTTTTGATCAATGAATCACTGAGCGCCGGTGAATCTGGTTTATGGGTCTTTGAGCTGCCAGTACAGACCAATGACATTACGATTTCCATGATGTGGCATCCCCGCCTACAACTAGATTCCGCACATATCTGGCTGAGAGAACAAGTCGATAAAGTTTGTCAGGGAGCAATGGAAAAACGTTGGTTTTAA
- a CDS encoding TetR/AcrR family transcriptional regulator, with amino-acid sequence MRKESTEQRLERIRSAAINLASKRDVNTISIYDIAKEASIAASSVYHHYPNVEALMCELMDDVFTDFETVLNQAVDSDKVTHWSDINRMIEKGFVDYYRTSPLAQHTLLGQHTYMTIRHADAQNDQLLAQKVESIYREHFVLPPLPTDVNIFAVALQVADKVYSMNYREDGDIAPEMEREAIILTEAYLGAYLPQVLPKVEK; translated from the coding sequence ATGAGAAAAGAATCAACAGAGCAAAGGCTGGAAAGGATCCGAAGCGCAGCAATCAACTTAGCCTCAAAAAGGGATGTGAATACCATATCGATATACGATATTGCCAAAGAAGCGAGTATCGCCGCATCGAGTGTGTACCACCACTATCCCAATGTTGAAGCCCTTATGTGTGAACTTATGGATGATGTGTTCACCGACTTCGAAACCGTTCTCAACCAAGCGGTCGATAGTGATAAAGTCACTCACTGGTCTGATATAAACCGAATGATCGAAAAAGGCTTTGTTGACTACTATCGCACGAGTCCGCTGGCCCAACATACGCTATTAGGGCAACATACCTACATGACAATCCGCCATGCGGATGCGCAGAATGATCAGTTATTGGCCCAAAAAGTCGAAAGCATCTATCGGGAACATTTCGTTCTGCCGCCGCTCCCCACGGACGTCAACATTTTTGCGGTTGCGCTACAGGTTGCCGATAAAGTCTATTCAATGAACTATCGAGAAGACGGGGACATTGCGCCAGAGATGGAAAGAGAAGCGATTATTCTCACAGAAGCCTATTTAGGGGCTTACTTACCGCAAGTGCTTCCCAAAGTAGAAAAATAA
- a CDS encoding APC family permease produces the protein MSIQTQDQQMGIGSVALFSLCAVIAVDTLCASAAIGVSSIGWWVTTLIIFIIPYGLITSELSASYPCEGGIYDWVKRAFGSCWAMRTTWFYWINVGLWMPAVYIMFAGVFSELFNLALSLFSQVVICIVLTWVTIAICNVSTNIGVWVVNISAVLKVVVILILGVGGFMYAAQYGIANQFSFSAMLPSFDSGIAFLPALVFNLMGFELVATMSKDMKDVSDMPKAIFLAIGITAFLYIFGTLGILMALPVEDIGLVSGMIATLRQLFGDSAFGNSMVYIVGTMILLSFIGNMVTWTMGAGRAAVEAAREGELPQMIGQLHEKYHTPSGANKITGIVSTTVIAFYALFAQNSDGLFWSVFAFSSCIFLIPYLFMFPAYLKLRLSDLATPRTFKVPGNMLVQYTLTTVCFLVIVQALILFIFPALIDFSIDWRYSAPVLSGVIVTILVGEYMLKQAELKKGLRVKILLAQPIANEASLRCLSYRH, from the coding sequence ATGAGTATTCAGACACAAGATCAGCAAATGGGAATCGGTAGTGTCGCTCTGTTTAGCCTATGTGCCGTGATTGCAGTGGATACTTTATGTGCATCCGCAGCGATTGGCGTCAGTTCGATTGGTTGGTGGGTAACCACGCTGATCATTTTTATCATTCCCTACGGTCTCATTACCTCTGAACTCTCCGCATCTTATCCTTGCGAAGGCGGCATATATGACTGGGTCAAAAGGGCCTTTGGTTCCTGCTGGGCGATGAGAACAACGTGGTTTTACTGGATAAATGTCGGCTTATGGATGCCGGCAGTTTACATCATGTTCGCTGGCGTATTTTCTGAACTGTTTAACCTCGCCCTTTCTCTCTTTTCCCAAGTCGTGATTTGTATTGTTCTGACTTGGGTAACCATTGCGATTTGTAACGTGTCAACCAACATCGGTGTCTGGGTCGTCAATATCTCAGCCGTCTTGAAAGTGGTAGTGATCCTCATTCTGGGGGTCGGTGGTTTTATGTATGCCGCCCAGTATGGCATCGCTAATCAGTTTAGTTTTTCTGCCATGTTACCGAGCTTTGATTCCGGTATCGCCTTTCTGCCTGCATTAGTCTTTAACCTCATGGGCTTTGAGCTCGTTGCCACCATGAGCAAAGATATGAAAGATGTGAGCGATATGCCCAAAGCGATATTTTTAGCCATTGGTATCACCGCATTTCTTTATATCTTCGGCACGCTAGGCATTTTAATGGCGTTACCGGTGGAAGATATCGGTTTAGTGTCGGGAATGATTGCCACACTGCGACAGTTGTTCGGAGATTCGGCGTTTGGTAACAGCATGGTCTACATCGTCGGTACCATGATTTTACTGAGCTTTATCGGCAATATGGTGACTTGGACAATGGGGGCGGGAAGAGCAGCAGTAGAAGCGGCGAGAGAAGGCGAACTGCCTCAGATGATTGGCCAGTTACATGAAAAATACCATACCCCCTCAGGCGCCAATAAAATAACCGGTATCGTTTCCACGACGGTGATTGCTTTCTATGCGTTGTTTGCACAAAACAGTGATGGCCTATTCTGGTCGGTATTTGCGTTTTCCAGCTGTATTTTCTTAATCCCTTACTTGTTTATGTTTCCTGCTTATCTGAAACTCCGTTTAAGCGACTTGGCAACACCACGCACCTTCAAAGTCCCGGGAAATATGCTTGTACAGTACACCCTCACCACCGTCTGTTTTCTGGTCATTGTACAAGCATTGATCCTGTTCATTTTCCCTGCGCTCATTGATTTCAGCATTGACTGGCGTTACAGCGCACCGGTATTGAGTGGCGTGATTGTGACGATTTTAGTCGGAGAGTATATGCTGAAACAAGCTGAGTTGAAGAAAGGCTTGCGAGTGAAAATATTGCTCGCCCAACCGATAGCAAACGAAGCAAGTCTGCGGTGTTTGAGTTATAGGCATTGA
- a CDS encoding DUF2938 domain-containing protein: METSMGLQAILVGIGATFIMDVWGWLQKNIFNSPPLNYALIARWLACMPKGQFVHRPIMATPSIRGEKPLGWVLHYVIGIIFALTHVFIWGEGWLTEPRVIPAIFTGIVTLVFPFCLIQPCLGFGVAASQTPRPWKARWLSFLAHGAYGLGLFGSALSLHIGSVIL; encoded by the coding sequence ATGGAAACTTCAATGGGGTTACAAGCGATATTGGTCGGCATCGGTGCCACGTTCATCATGGATGTCTGGGGTTGGTTACAAAAAAATATATTTAATAGCCCACCACTAAACTATGCACTGATCGCCCGTTGGCTGGCATGCATGCCTAAAGGACAGTTCGTCCATCGGCCTATTATGGCGACGCCATCGATTCGGGGAGAAAAGCCGCTAGGTTGGGTGCTGCATTACGTGATAGGGATTATTTTTGCGCTGACTCATGTGTTCATTTGGGGAGAAGGGTGGTTGACTGAGCCGAGGGTGATTCCTGCGATATTCACTGGTATTGTCACGCTGGTATTCCCTTTTTGTCTCATTCAGCCTTGTCTTGGTTTTGGGGTTGCTGCCAGTCAAACCCCAAGGCCTTGGAAAGCGCGGTGGTTAAGTTTTTTAGCACACGGTGCGTATGGTCTCGGCTTATTCGGAAGCGCTTTAAGTCTTCACATAGGTAGTGTCATCCTGTGA
- a CDS encoding helix-turn-helix domain-containing protein, whose protein sequence is MDIADVSRESGLTPSTLRYYEKIGLIRSNGRKGLRRQYAPKILNQLNIISLGRMAGLSLNEIATMFDTADDLAIDRNLLMQKAVEIDIQIKRLKIVRDSLKHVATCPQSSHLDCSSFQKLMKSVKRYLS, encoded by the coding sequence ATGGATATTGCTGACGTGTCTCGAGAATCGGGATTAACCCCATCAACGCTAAGATATTACGAAAAAATCGGACTGATCCGCTCCAATGGCAGAAAAGGATTGAGGCGACAATATGCCCCGAAAATTTTGAATCAATTGAATATTATTTCACTCGGACGGATGGCGGGATTATCGCTCAATGAAATCGCCACAATGTTTGACACTGCGGATGATTTAGCGATTGACCGAAATTTGCTCATGCAAAAAGCGGTAGAAATTGATATTCAGATCAAACGCCTGAAAATTGTACGAGATAGTCTTAAGCATGTGGCAACTTGCCCGCAGTCATCGCATTTAGACTGTTCATCATTTCAAAAACTAATGAAATCAGTGAAGCGTTATTTGTCTTGA
- a CDS encoding DDE-type integrase/transposase/recombinase, which translates to MQSAKIQALRGYKRPKVDDSGHELISAPNQWWVRDITYIHTHEGFLFLAVMMDLYARNIVGWSMSERMTEDLVLSAITMAYWKRKPESIVHLHSDQGSQYSSRKCRKLRESFNIEQSMSRRGNCHDNTSQSSF; encoded by the coding sequence ATGCAAAGTGCGAAAATTCAAGCTTTACGGGGTTATAAGCGCCCTAAAGTGGATGACTCAGGGCATGAACTCATTTCGGCCCCCAATCAATGGTGGGTCAGAGACATTACGTATATTCATACACATGAGGGCTTCTTATTTTTGGCCGTTATGATGGATTTGTATGCACGTAACATTGTGGGCTGGTCAATGTCGGAAAGAATGACAGAAGACCTTGTTCTCTCGGCGATCACCATGGCTTATTGGAAAAGAAAGCCAGAATCCATCGTTCATTTGCACTCCGATCAGGGTAGCCAATATTCGAGTCGAAAATGCCGAAAGTTACGGGAGTCGTTTAATATTGAACAAAGTATGAGTCGACGTGGAAACTGCCATGATAACACCTCCCAAAGTTCCTTTTGA
- a CDS encoding thioesterase II family protein produces the protein MNLDIDDKWLYCPKKNKNAGKRMFIFPHAGGTAQGYRKWAEALIERNNVEVYIVQLPGRAERMNEEHIVHMPSLVNGLLGAIQRFLDKPYLCFGHSLGCLVCFELMKEIRNKSLRMAEHMIFSAKRAPHLPRQYDKISSQSKSDLVRTLKTFDGTPSFILDDDDLLNILLPIMRNDFLLDESYTYINSEPLDIPLMILGADKDLLASQSELLAWNIHTLNEFNYKIYSGSHFYIFNYEKEILNLMSEIISDKLNF, from the coding sequence ATGAATTTAGACATAGATGATAAATGGCTATATTGCCCTAAGAAAAATAAAAATGCTGGAAAAAGAATGTTCATTTTTCCACATGCTGGTGGTACAGCACAGGGATATAGGAAATGGGCAGAAGCTTTAATTGAGAGAAATAATGTTGAAGTTTATATTGTTCAGCTTCCTGGGCGTGCTGAACGCATGAATGAAGAACACATTGTTCATATGCCCAGCTTAGTTAATGGGCTTTTAGGAGCAATCCAACGTTTTTTAGACAAACCATATCTATGCTTTGGGCATAGTTTAGGGTGCTTAGTTTGCTTTGAATTAATGAAAGAGATAAGAAATAAAAGTCTCAGAATGGCTGAGCACATGATTTTTTCTGCGAAGCGAGCCCCTCATTTACCACGCCAATATGATAAAATTTCCAGTCAATCAAAATCAGATCTTGTTCGTACATTAAAGACATTTGATGGTACACCTTCATTTATTTTAGATGATGATGATCTACTAAACATACTATTGCCTATTATGCGCAATGATTTTTTATTAGATGAATCATATACATATATAAATTCTGAGCCTCTAGATATTCCATTAATGATATTAGGTGCAGATAAAGATTTACTAGCAAGTCAATCAGAATTGCTGGCTTGGAATATACATACATTAAATGAATTTAATTATAAAATATATAGTGGATCTCATTTTTATATATTTAATTATGAGAAAGAGATATTGAATTTAATGAGCGAAATTATAAGTGATAAATTAAATTTTTAA